In one Drosophila pseudoobscura strain MV-25-SWS-2005 chromosome X, UCI_Dpse_MV25, whole genome shotgun sequence genomic region, the following are encoded:
- the Rilpl gene encoding RILP-like protein homolog isoform X1 yields MPGFHLNEMGEMVLDAIDDIGVVDVYDLASDIGKEYERIMDRFGTDAVSGLMPKIINTLELLEALATKNERENATIQDLRDKITQLESEKLEKAEFRRRFEKELELIEEQWRSETNELVDLVSSLQDENKRLVKQTQDLQSSSAQSSGLGASLTESIISMTNNELHSALSDTQVLQRLKEQIYKQRDELKQRERELQDKYSELEHLNIQSERLKGSERDTRRRHKLMQAQVKTLCEERADFLAQLQDQCREINQLRKRLGLAEKENEDLVQSYDDDQNDPNRPRYTTRELKELISERDELLTTIDGLNEQLAELKPPSQLKAKRSRHISSSDDSDDDEGHLADNDDDDDDDEEAAEAAAELEPPVAGETPPGHDAPVQGPLPYEPDDAPWKKSSESGIRKFFRKLFSDPSDGNNTFPKRSLATLSKMALSATPGSVSGSAAAAAISFSGEAAK; encoded by the exons ATGCCCGGCTTCCATCTCAATGAAATGGGCGAAATGGTCTTGGACGCCATCGACGACATCGGCGTGGTCGATGTGTACGACCTGGCCTCGGATATTGGCAAGGAGTATGAGCGGATCATGGATCGCTTCGGGACGGACGCGGTGAGTGGGTTGATGCCCAAGATCATCAATACTCTGGAGCTGCTGGAGGCGCTGGCCACGAAGAATGAGCGCGAGAACGCCACCATTCAGGATCTGCGGGACAAGATCACTCAGTTGGAGAGCGAGAAGCTGGAGAAGGCGGAGTTCAGGCGCCGCTTTGAGAAAGAGCTGGAGCTCATCGAAGAGCAGTGGCGCAGCGAGACCAACGAGCTGGTTGATCTGGTCTCCTCGCTGCAGGACGAGAACAAGCGGCTGGTAAAACAGACGCAGGACCTGCAGTCCTCCTCCGCCCAGAGCTCCGGTCTAGGTGCCAGCCTCACCGAGAGCATCATCAGCATGACCAACAATGAGCTGCACAGCGCCCTGTCTGACACCCAGGTGTTGCAGCGGCTCAAGGAGCAGATATACAAGCAACGGGACGAGCTGAAGCAACGTGAGCGGGAGCTTCAGGACAAGTACAGCGAGCTGGAGCAT CTCAACATTCAGTCGGAGCGACTAAAGGGCTCGGAACGGGACACGAGGCGGCGACACAAGCTGATGCAGGCCCAGGTGAAGACGCTGTGCGAGGAACGAGCCGACTTCCTGGCCCAACTGCAGGACCAGTGCCGTGAGATCAACCAGCTGCGCAAGCGCCTCGGCCTGGCCGAGAAGGAGAACGAGGATCTTGTGCAATCGTACGACGACGATCAGAACGACCCCAATCGGCCGCGTTATACCACGCGAGAGCTCAAGGAGCTGATCAGCGAGCGGGACGAGCTGCTGACCACCATCGATGGCCTCAACGAGCAGCTGGCCGAGCTAAAGCCCCCCAGCCAGCTAAAGGCCAAGCGGTCGCGGCATATCTCCAGCTCAGATGACAGTGACGATGACGAGGGTCATTTGGCGgacaacgacgatgacgacgacgacgatgaagaGGCGGCTGAAGCGGCAGCCGAACTTGAACCCCCAGTCGCTGGCGAGAC GCCACCTGGTCACGATGCACCCGTTCAAGGACCGCTGCCGTATGAGCCAGACGATGCGCCCTGGAAGAAGAGCTCCGAGTCGGGCATACGCAAATT TTTCCGCAAACTCTTCTCGGATCCGTCAGACGGCAATAATACATTCCCGAAACGTTCCTTGGCCACGCTCTCCAAGATGGCGCTCTCGGCCACACCCGGCTCTGTGTCGGGctcggccgccgccgccgccataTCTTTTTCCGGCGAGGCAGCGAAGTAA
- the Rilpl gene encoding RILP-like protein homolog isoform X2, whose protein sequence is MPGFHLNEMGEMVLDAIDDIGVVDVYDLASDIGKEYERIMDRFGTDAVSGLMPKIINTLELLEALATKNERENATIQDLRDKITQLESEKLEKAEFRRRFEKELELIEEQWRSETNELVDLVSSLQDENKRLVKQTQDLQSSSAQSSGLGASLTESIISMTNNELHSALSDTQVLQRLKEQIYKQRDELKQRERELQDKYSELEHLNIQSERLKGSERDTRRRHKLMQAQVKTLCEERADFLAQLQDQCREINQLRKRLGLAEKENEDLVQSYDDDQNDPNRPRYTTRELKELISERDELLTTIDGLNEQLAELKPPSQLKAKRSRHISSSDDSDDDEGHLADNDDDDDDDEEAAEAAAELEPPVAGETPPGHDAPVQGPLPYEPDDAPWKKSSESGIRKFFRKLFSDPSDGNNTFPKRSLATLSKMALSATPGSVSGSAAAAAISFSGEAANLSLSLAIYLLRLSCTYIVYTLDCCALVILSCYAILFT, encoded by the exons ATGCCCGGCTTCCATCTCAATGAAATGGGCGAAATGGTCTTGGACGCCATCGACGACATCGGCGTGGTCGATGTGTACGACCTGGCCTCGGATATTGGCAAGGAGTATGAGCGGATCATGGATCGCTTCGGGACGGACGCGGTGAGTGGGTTGATGCCCAAGATCATCAATACTCTGGAGCTGCTGGAGGCGCTGGCCACGAAGAATGAGCGCGAGAACGCCACCATTCAGGATCTGCGGGACAAGATCACTCAGTTGGAGAGCGAGAAGCTGGAGAAGGCGGAGTTCAGGCGCCGCTTTGAGAAAGAGCTGGAGCTCATCGAAGAGCAGTGGCGCAGCGAGACCAACGAGCTGGTTGATCTGGTCTCCTCGCTGCAGGACGAGAACAAGCGGCTGGTAAAACAGACGCAGGACCTGCAGTCCTCCTCCGCCCAGAGCTCCGGTCTAGGTGCCAGCCTCACCGAGAGCATCATCAGCATGACCAACAATGAGCTGCACAGCGCCCTGTCTGACACCCAGGTGTTGCAGCGGCTCAAGGAGCAGATATACAAGCAACGGGACGAGCTGAAGCAACGTGAGCGGGAGCTTCAGGACAAGTACAGCGAGCTGGAGCAT CTCAACATTCAGTCGGAGCGACTAAAGGGCTCGGAACGGGACACGAGGCGGCGACACAAGCTGATGCAGGCCCAGGTGAAGACGCTGTGCGAGGAACGAGCCGACTTCCTGGCCCAACTGCAGGACCAGTGCCGTGAGATCAACCAGCTGCGCAAGCGCCTCGGCCTGGCCGAGAAGGAGAACGAGGATCTTGTGCAATCGTACGACGACGATCAGAACGACCCCAATCGGCCGCGTTATACCACGCGAGAGCTCAAGGAGCTGATCAGCGAGCGGGACGAGCTGCTGACCACCATCGATGGCCTCAACGAGCAGCTGGCCGAGCTAAAGCCCCCCAGCCAGCTAAAGGCCAAGCGGTCGCGGCATATCTCCAGCTCAGATGACAGTGACGATGACGAGGGTCATTTGGCGgacaacgacgatgacgacgacgacgatgaagaGGCGGCTGAAGCGGCAGCCGAACTTGAACCCCCAGTCGCTGGCGAGAC GCCACCTGGTCACGATGCACCCGTTCAAGGACCGCTGCCGTATGAGCCAGACGATGCGCCCTGGAAGAAGAGCTCCGAGTCGGGCATACGCAAATT TTTCCGCAAACTCTTCTCGGATCCGTCAGACGGCAATAATACATTCCCGAAACGTTCCTTGGCCACGCTCTCCAAGATGGCGCTCTCGGCCACACCCGGCTCTGTGTCGGGctcggccgccgccgccgccataTCTTTTTCCGGCGAGGCAGCGAA TCTGTCTTTGTCCCTCGCTATATACCTTCTCCGTTTAAgctgtacatacatagtttATACACTCGATTGCTGTGCCCTCGTAATTCTAAGTTGTTATGCGATTTTATTTACGTAA